In a genomic window of Virgibacillus sp. SK37:
- a CDS encoding PRC-barrel domain-containing protein → MLFFTSDLKDYHVHAADGEMGKVKDLYFDDNNWAIRYAVIDARKWLPGRRVLLSPTSFITVNENEGHLEVKHDKDTIRNSPSIPEDQPMTQDMEDTLAGYYGWSRYWMGNLLWGPNVTPATDLDSNTENPQIFEEKLDEQKRYDLRSEDETNGFKVHADDGKIGTLTDMVFNSDNWKLEYMVVRDSEAIVEEAYYVFDLSTIESVDWFEEDIYINTTLAKVKADKVYERKQSIMASL, encoded by the coding sequence ATGTTGTTTTTTACATCTGATTTAAAAGATTACCATGTGCATGCGGCAGATGGTGAGATGGGTAAAGTAAAAGATTTATATTTTGATGATAATAATTGGGCGATTCGGTATGCAGTAATAGATGCTAGAAAATGGTTGCCCGGAAGACGTGTACTTCTATCCCCTACCTCTTTTATCACTGTGAATGAGAATGAGGGACATTTGGAAGTAAAGCATGATAAGGATACCATTCGAAACAGTCCCTCTATCCCGGAAGACCAACCAATGACTCAAGATATGGAGGATACGTTGGCAGGATACTATGGCTGGAGCAGATATTGGATGGGAAATCTGTTATGGGGCCCGAATGTTACCCCTGCAACTGATTTAGATTCCAATACAGAAAATCCACAAATCTTTGAAGAGAAACTAGATGAACAAAAAAGGTATGACTTAAGAAGCGAAGATGAAACAAACGGATTTAAAGTTCATGCTGACGATGGAAAAATCGGTACATTAACGGATATGGTGTTTAATTCGGATAATTGGAAGCTTGAATATATGGTGGTTAGAGATAGTGAAGCCATTGTTGAAGAAGCATACTATGTATTTGATTTAAGCACAATCGAATCTGTAGATTGGTTTGAAGAAGATATATATATCAACACTACGTTGGCAAAAGTAAAGGCGGATAAGGTTTATGAAAGGAAACAGAGCATTATGGCAAGCCTTTAA